The Desulforegulaceae bacterium genome includes a window with the following:
- a CDS encoding purine/pyrimidine permease: MNQIKIKYGLDERPPLHKTLIFGLQWLAVTIAAVVIIGKVVAGLHFDEPARQLLYMQKLFFIMGLSLFLQLIWGHKLPLITGPASVLLIGILAGAGRDINAIYTTIAIGGALQAVLSATGLFAKITKLFTSRVVATILILIALTITPTILNLIVTAKTPEISLLNLLFALCFFAAMITADRVLPGIWKATMLVWAIIFGAFAYMIVGSPEIWLGQGEVGIISNFFKDFTIKPVFDPGLLISFFVCFIALAINDLGSIQSIGRLINPPGMEKRTKNGITITGISNILAGFFGVIGSVNFSMSAGIIADNGNASRFTMIPTSAALILTAFFPGIVIIAWNVPSVVVGVLLLYIMCAQMAAGLMVAFSQKGFSFQDGLVIGIPAMISILVSYLPLGVKDALPSVLVPVIGNGFVMGVVAVMILEHIAYKPSNIKQ, encoded by the coding sequence ATGAACCAGATTAAAATCAAATACGGTCTTGATGAACGCCCGCCTTTACATAAAACTTTAATTTTTGGACTCCAATGGCTGGCTGTAACAATTGCAGCTGTGGTAATTATAGGAAAAGTTGTGGCAGGTCTTCACTTTGATGAGCCGGCAAGACAGCTGCTTTATATGCAAAAATTATTTTTTATAATGGGACTGTCTTTATTCCTCCAATTAATCTGGGGTCATAAACTTCCTCTTATCACAGGGCCTGCTTCAGTTTTACTTATTGGTATTCTTGCAGGAGCAGGAAGGGATATAAATGCAATTTATACCACAATTGCCATAGGAGGAGCTCTACAGGCAGTTTTAAGTGCAACAGGTTTATTTGCAAAAATTACCAAACTCTTTACTTCAAGGGTGGTTGCCACCATTTTAATTCTTATAGCTTTGACAATTACACCCACAATTTTAAATCTTATTGTAACAGCAAAAACTCCTGAAATTTCTCTTTTAAATCTTTTGTTTGCCCTTTGTTTTTTTGCTGCAATGATCACTGCAGACAGAGTTCTTCCAGGTATTTGGAAAGCCACCATGCTTGTATGGGCAATTATTTTTGGAGCTTTTGCCTATATGATTGTTGGCTCCCCTGAAATCTGGCTTGGCCAGGGCGAAGTTGGAATAATCTCTAATTTTTTTAAAGACTTTACAATTAAACCTGTTTTTGACCCGGGGCTTTTGATTTCTTTTTTTGTATGTTTTATTGCCTTGGCAATCAATGATCTTGGCTCAATTCAATCCATTGGAAGACTTATAAATCCTCCAGGCATGGAAAAAAGAACAAAAAATGGAATAACAATTACTGGAATTTCAAATATATTGGCAGGCTTTTTTGGAGTTATAGGCTCTGTTAACTTTTCAATGAGTGCAGGTATAATAGCTGACAATGGAAATGCTTCAAGATTTACAATGATTCCAACAAGTGCGGCCCTTATTCTCACAGCTTTCTTCCCTGGAATAGTTATAATTGCCTGGAATGTACCTTCTGTTGTAGTTGGTGTTCTTCTTCTTTATATAATGTGTGCCCAGATGGCCGCTGGATTAATGGTTGCTTTTTCACAAAAAGGATTTTCATTTCAAGACGGTCTTGTAATTGGAATCCCTGCCATGATAAGCATTTTGGTTTCCTACCTTCCTTTGGGTGTAAAAGATGCTCTTCCCTCTGTCCTTGTACCTGTTATTGGGAACGGATTTGTAATGGGAGTGGTTGCTGTGATGATTCTTGAGCATATTGCTTACAAACCTTCAAATATCAAACAATAA
- the fliJ gene encoding flagellar export protein FliJ, whose product MKKFKFSLESVLRYRTFLEKEALQELMSINLDITECEANIESIKYQRMLIFQELEEETDKGITIEYFNMFQSYISSVEQRLESEEHRLLELFREKDLRTEKLIQARKNKEALEKLKSRKKKQYIEKMIYEEQKELDEISSIRKAREICNEA is encoded by the coding sequence ATGAAGAAGTTTAAGTTTTCGCTGGAATCTGTTTTAAGATATAGAACTTTTCTTGAAAAAGAAGCACTTCAGGAACTTATGTCAATCAACCTTGATATAACCGAGTGTGAAGCAAATATTGAGTCAATCAAGTATCAAAGAATGCTTATTTTTCAAGAACTTGAAGAAGAAACTGATAAGGGAATTACCATAGAATATTTTAATATGTTTCAAAGTTATATTTCTTCTGTTGAGCAAAGGCTGGAAAGTGAAGAGCACAGACTTTTAGAGCTTTTCAGGGAAAAAGATTTAAGAACTGAAAAGCTTATTCAGGCAAGAAAGAATAAAGAAGCCCTGGAAAAGCTTAAGTCAAGAAAAAAGAAACAATATATTGAGAAAATGATTTATGAAGAGCAAAAAGAACTTGATGAAATTTCATCTATAAGAAAAGCCAGGGAAATATGCAATGAAGCTTAA
- a CDS encoding FliI/YscN family ATPase → MNIGLDIDFSKYFDLVESTSFSKIEGRIEVVKGLAVEASGIGLGIGTLCEIFPDENSSVLAEVVGFSQGRTVLMPYGDTRGIKPGSKIVKIDDKPVAPVGDALLGRVVDGLGDPLDGKGEIKTQQFYNLYGKPLNPLDREPIKEPMDVGITAINTMIPLGRGQRVAIMAGSGVGKSVLMGMMTRHTSADVVVIGLIGERGREVKDFVEEILGKEGMKRAVVVAATSDAPPLVRMRGAYLATTISEYFRDQGKTVLLLLDSLTRYAMSSRDVGLAAGEPPTTRGYTPSFFVKIPVLLERAGAIKGSGSITGIYTVLVEGDDMNDPVGDTVRSIVDGHIVLSRDLASKGHYPAIDVLSSVSRVARDVTPVEYLNLREQAVRILSKYRDAEDMISIGAYRDGSDPEIDRAKNLAPKINEFLRQEINKKMRIEQAFPILKSILSPAK, encoded by the coding sequence ATGAACATAGGTCTTGATATAGATTTTTCCAAATATTTTGATCTTGTTGAAAGCACTTCTTTTTCAAAGATTGAAGGCCGTATTGAGGTTGTAAAAGGCCTGGCTGTTGAAGCTTCGGGCATAGGACTTGGAATAGGGACTCTTTGTGAAATTTTTCCAGACGAAAATTCCTCTGTTCTTGCAGAAGTGGTTGGTTTCAGTCAGGGAAGAACTGTACTTATGCCCTATGGAGATACAAGGGGAATTAAGCCGGGAAGTAAAATTGTTAAAATTGATGATAAACCTGTGGCTCCGGTGGGAGATGCCTTGCTTGGAAGAGTGGTGGACGGTCTTGGAGATCCCCTTGATGGAAAAGGTGAAATAAAAACCCAACAATTTTACAATCTTTATGGTAAACCGCTTAATCCCCTTGACAGAGAACCCATAAAAGAACCCATGGATGTTGGAATCACAGCTATTAATACAATGATTCCCCTTGGAAGAGGTCAAAGGGTTGCCATTATGGCAGGTTCAGGTGTGGGCAAGTCAGTTCTCATGGGAATGATGACCAGGCATACTTCTGCTGATGTTGTTGTTATAGGCCTTATAGGCGAGAGAGGAAGAGAGGTAAAAGATTTTGTTGAGGAAATTCTTGGTAAAGAAGGAATGAAAAGAGCTGTGGTTGTAGCTGCAACTTCAGATGCTCCTCCTCTTGTAAGAATGAGGGGAGCTTATCTTGCAACTACAATTTCAGAATATTTCAGAGATCAGGGAAAAACAGTCCTTCTTTTGCTTGATTCACTTACAAGATATGCAATGTCTTCAAGAGATGTGGGGCTTGCAGCCGGAGAACCTCCAACAACAAGGGGATATACACCTTCTTTTTTTGTAAAAATTCCAGTTCTTCTTGAAAGAGCAGGAGCTATAAAAGGCAGTGGAAGTATTACAGGAATTTATACTGTTCTTGTGGAAGGTGACGATATGAATGACCCTGTAGGAGATACTGTAAGATCAATAGTTGACGGCCATATTGTACTTTCAAGGGATCTTGCATCCAAAGGTCATTATCCGGCAATTGATGTTTTATCAAGTGTGAGCAGGGTAGCCCGTGATGTAACTCCAGTTGAATATCTTAATTTAAGGGAGCAGGCTGTCAGGATTCTTTCAAAATATCGTGATGCCGAAGATATGATTTCCATAGGAGCATATAGAGACGGGTCAGATCCTGAAATAGACAGGGCGAAAAATCTTGCTCCAAAAATAAATGAGTTTTTGAGGCAAGAAATAAACAAAAAAATGAGAATTGAGCAGGCTTTCCCAATACTTAAAAGTATTCTTTCACCTGCAAAGTGA
- a CDS encoding FliH/SctL family protein — protein MSDKIKKNSDEFSSFGPDTLEVYSTKEFDNARSFSGDEDSFTQLDVSSDDESFIPLGTGGDSFEEFVQNESPKKSESEKSDLPKKNKPANKKEKSRLDALSLVVEEEKKEAYEKGFEEGKIKLKQEIEKQIRDENQKAFEEEKTKGFEQGKAEGSEAGKKESFEEAEKNLEEVKEKFTSLMENLGNSWNQIIEKYEDEIVELSLKMAKKILYSNLTLDSDFVKLAIKEALKDIPAPLNVTIGVNPEDYNIIEMIKEDFFQRFEKLKNITIVSDPSIGRGGCTIDSETGTVVQTIENRIKELEAQILKNASSKRNS, from the coding sequence TTGTCTGATAAAATAAAAAAAAACAGTGACGAGTTTAGCTCATTTGGTCCTGATACTCTTGAGGTTTACAGTACAAAAGAATTTGATAATGCCAGGTCTTTTTCAGGAGATGAAGATTCTTTTACCCAGCTTGATGTTTCTTCAGATGATGAGTCTTTTATTCCTCTTGGCACAGGAGGGGATTCTTTTGAAGAATTTGTTCAAAATGAAAGCCCAAAAAAATCTGAGTCTGAAAAGTCGGATCTGCCAAAGAAAAATAAGCCAGCTAATAAAAAGGAAAAGTCAAGGCTTGATGCCCTTTCACTTGTTGTAGAAGAAGAAAAAAAAGAAGCTTATGAAAAAGGTTTTGAAGAGGGGAAAATAAAGCTTAAACAAGAGATTGAAAAACAAATAAGGGATGAAAACCAAAAGGCTTTTGAAGAAGAAAAAACCAAAGGATTTGAACAGGGAAAAGCAGAAGGTTCTGAAGCCGGTAAAAAAGAATCTTTTGAAGAAGCAGAAAAAAACCTTGAAGAGGTAAAGGAAAAATTTACTTCCCTTATGGAAAACCTTGGAAATTCATGGAATCAGATAATTGAAAAGTATGAAGATGAAATTGTTGAACTTTCTTTAAAAATGGCAAAAAAGATTTTGTATTCAAATCTTACCCTTGACTCTGATTTTGTAAAGCTTGCAATCAAAGAGGCATTAAAAGATATTCCTGCTCCTCTTAATGTTACCATAGGGGTAAATCCTGAAGATTATAATATAATTGAGATGATAAAAGAGGATTTTTTTCAAAGATTTGAAAAGCTTAAAAATATAACAATAGTTTCTGATCCCTCAATAGGCAGGGGAGGATGCACAATAGATTCTGAAACAGGAACAGTAGTTCAGACAATTGAAAATAGAATTAAAGAACTTGAAGCCCAGATTTTAAAAAATGCTTCATCAAAAAGAAACTCTTAA
- the fliG gene encoding flagellar motor switch protein FliG, whose protein sequence is MADSSGETSAGARKAAVFLLVMGEEFTTDLFARMNESEIKKAAMAMADIDEITPEEMKEVLDEFVETFGEETSLYIEGNSFLRKVLEKTAGVEQADLILKQLEEEKRGRPFDWSRKVDLASLTSYIRGEHPQTIALILAHLPSEVSSDVLASIDEHKKGDIAFRIAQLGQISEDVVRDVDETLKNEMKTAGVKGGKKGGVQVLVDILNGVDKASEDIIMDIIEGEDSEMAQEIRDLMFVFEDLVNVDDRAMREVLKKVEGQQLTLSLKTASEDMKQKILGNLSSRAAEMLLDDLETMGPQKLSDVEAAQQEIVGAAKELEEEGVISLGKGKGEELV, encoded by the coding sequence ATGGCTGACTCCAGTGGTGAAACATCTGCAGGTGCAAGAAAAGCCGCTGTTTTTCTTTTAGTTATGGGAGAAGAGTTTACAACAGATCTTTTTGCCAGAATGAATGAAAGTGAAATTAAAAAAGCAGCAATGGCAATGGCAGATATTGATGAGATAACTCCTGAGGAAATGAAGGAGGTACTTGATGAATTTGTTGAAACATTTGGAGAAGAAACAAGTCTTTATATAGAAGGAAATTCTTTTTTACGCAAGGTTCTTGAAAAAACAGCAGGAGTTGAACAAGCAGATCTTATATTAAAACAGCTTGAAGAAGAAAAAAGAGGGCGGCCCTTTGATTGGAGCAGGAAAGTGGATCTTGCCAGCCTGACTTCCTATATAAGAGGCGAGCATCCCCAGACAATAGCATTGATTTTAGCCCATCTTCCTTCGGAAGTGTCTTCTGATGTGCTTGCAAGCATTGATGAACATAAAAAAGGAGATATTGCCTTTAGAATTGCTCAGCTTGGTCAGATTTCAGAAGATGTGGTTCGAGATGTTGATGAGACTTTGAAAAACGAAATGAAGACTGCGGGAGTAAAGGGAGGTAAAAAAGGAGGAGTTCAGGTTCTTGTTGATATTTTAAATGGAGTTGACAAGGCTTCAGAAGATATAATCATGGACATAATTGAAGGTGAAGATTCTGAAATGGCCCAGGAGATAAGAGATCTTATGTTTGTATTTGAAGATCTTGTAAATGTTGATGACAGGGCAATGAGGGAAGTTCTTAAAAAGGTTGAAGGACAGCAGCTTACACTTTCACTTAAAACTGCAAGTGAAGATATGAAACAAAAAATACTTGGAAACCTTTCTTCAAGAGCAGCCGAGATGCTTCTTGACGATCTTGAGACAATGGGACCTCAAAAGCTTTCAGATGTAGAGGCTGCCCAGCAGGAGATAGTTGGGGCAGCAAAGGAGCTTGAGGAAGAAGGGGTTATTTCTCTTGGCAAGGGAAAGGGAGAGGAACTTGTCTGA
- the fliF gene encoding flagellar basal-body MS-ring/collar protein FliF → MNPVIEQIVNIYKNMPTPRRIIAASVIILVITGFAIMFYAANKTEFIPLYSGLSGEDASAVVQKLKENRVPYKLREGGSTIVVDSTKVYETRLDLAAQGLPKGGGVGFEIFDKTEFGTTEFVQKINYKRALQGELSRTIEKFDEVEEARVMVVMPKDSVFVEDTRPASASVLLRLNKNIEDSKVEAVVNLVSSAVKDLPSERVTVTDTSGRILYKGKTEAEKAVEIADKRVSTQMKYKKFYEESLASRIESMLERVVGKDRAIVRVSTEMDFSKEDMSEEIYDPEELGTTHVRSRKNLAENKEELRPSDEMVSSVNPIVPPGEEYGLENIISRGNKQDDIVNYEISKRVRNTEKPFAVLQRLSVAAVIDGVYQYETDESGRTAKKYIPRVDEDIQRFEEVVKNAMGYNEARGDQVTVQSFQFSSLPDDRMKKAAITGFDKLKKDYGKLAANIILVLMFFLFVLRPVLKTVKEIRDAGEAEEEARKGSMLDITDEDDEDREWDELPSIKKAEELAKQDMEKASNILKSWLREG, encoded by the coding sequence ATGAATCCTGTAATAGAACAAATAGTCAATATTTATAAAAACATGCCTACCCCAAGGAGGATTATTGCTGCTTCAGTAATTATTCTCGTTATTACAGGTTTTGCAATTATGTTTTATGCAGCCAATAAAACTGAATTTATTCCTTTATATTCAGGCCTTTCTGGAGAAGATGCCTCTGCTGTTGTCCAAAAACTTAAAGAAAACCGGGTTCCCTACAAGCTTAGGGAAGGCGGATCCACAATTGTTGTTGATTCAACCAAGGTTTATGAAACAAGGCTTGATCTTGCAGCTCAGGGACTTCCAAAAGGCGGAGGGGTGGGATTTGAAATTTTTGATAAAACAGAATTTGGAACAACAGAATTTGTTCAGAAGATAAACTATAAAAGAGCTTTGCAGGGAGAGCTTTCCAGAACCATAGAAAAATTTGATGAAGTTGAGGAAGCAAGGGTGATGGTGGTGATGCCAAAGGATTCAGTTTTTGTGGAAGACACAAGACCTGCGTCCGCCTCTGTTCTTTTAAGGTTGAATAAAAATATTGAAGATTCAAAAGTTGAGGCTGTGGTAAACCTTGTTTCAAGTGCAGTAAAAGATCTACCCTCAGAAAGAGTCACTGTAACAGATACAAGCGGAAGAATTTTATATAAAGGGAAGACAGAAGCTGAAAAGGCTGTGGAAATTGCAGATAAAAGAGTGTCAACCCAGATGAAATATAAAAAGTTTTATGAGGAAAGTCTTGCTTCAAGAATTGAGTCAATGCTTGAAAGAGTGGTGGGAAAAGACCGTGCCATTGTAAGGGTTTCAACTGAGATGGATTTTAGCAAAGAAGATATGAGTGAAGAAATTTATGATCCTGAAGAGCTTGGCACCACCCATGTGAGAAGTAGAAAAAATCTTGCGGAAAACAAAGAGGAATTAAGACCAAGCGATGAAATGGTTTCCAGTGTCAATCCCATAGTTCCTCCTGGAGAAGAGTATGGGCTTGAAAATATAATATCAAGAGGCAATAAACAGGACGATATTGTAAATTATGAAATAAGTAAAAGAGTGAGAAATACTGAAAAACCCTTTGCTGTTCTTCAAAGACTTTCTGTGGCTGCGGTAATTGACGGAGTTTATCAGTATGAAACAGATGAAAGCGGAAGAACTGCCAAAAAATATATTCCAAGAGTAGATGAAGATATTCAAAGATTTGAGGAAGTTGTAAAAAATGCAATGGGATATAATGAGGCAAGGGGAGATCAGGTGACTGTCCAGTCTTTTCAGTTTTCTTCATTACCTGATGACAGAATGAAAAAAGCAGCTATTACAGGTTTTGATAAACTGAAAAAAGATTATGGCAAGTTGGCCGCTAATATTATTCTTGTGCTCATGTTTTTTCTTTTTGTTTTACGTCCAGTGTTAAAAACCGTAAAAGAAATAAGGGATGCAGGAGAGGCAGAGGAAGAGGCACGAAAAGGTTCAATGCTGGACATAACAGATGAAGATGATGAGGACAGGGAGTGGGATGAACTGCCTTCAATCAAAAAAGCAGAAGAGCTTGCAAAGCAAGATATGGAAAAAGCTTCAAATATTTTAAAATCTTGGTTGAGAGAGGGATAA
- the fliE gene encoding flagellar hook-basal body complex protein FliE, with the protein MNIINSVYPSNLVSQSSGKVDNPDKNLFSGVSFNERLKSAVGQVNSLQHISDDASEAVIRGELGVHEGMMALQEAELSLRFLNQVRSKAVAAYQEIMRMQF; encoded by the coding sequence ATGAATATAATCAATTCAGTTTATCCCTCAAACCTGGTCAGTCAGAGCAGTGGAAAAGTTGATAATCCCGATAAAAATCTTTTTTCAGGGGTTTCTTTTAATGAAAGACTTAAATCTGCTGTTGGACAGGTTAACTCTTTGCAGCATATTTCAGATGATGCTTCAGAAGCTGTTATAAGAGGAGAACTTGGAGTTCATGAGGGAATGATGGCCCTTCAGGAGGCCGAGCTTTCTTTAAGGTTTTTAAACCAGGTAAGAAGCAAGGCTGTTGCCGCATACCAGGAAATTATGAGGATGCAGTTTTAA
- the flgC gene encoding flagellar basal body rod protein FlgC — MSDLLSSFKISSTALAAHRTKMNVISQNIANAETTRTPEGGPYRRQMVVFRSNEASNIPSGLEKYEKERGIEKGESFSSFESMFEDEKDKYKGVEVTRVVKSQEDFRLVYNPSHPDADPVTGYVAMPNIDTLSEIADMIVAKRSYEASVTAMKNTKEMIMKALEIGRQ, encoded by the coding sequence ATGTCAGATCTTTTAAGTTCATTTAAAATCAGCTCCACAGCACTTGCAGCCCATCGAACCAAAATGAATGTTATCTCTCAAAACATTGCAAATGCTGAAACTACAAGAACACCCGAAGGTGGGCCATACAGGCGTCAAATGGTGGTGTTCAGGAGTAACGAGGCTTCAAATATTCCTTCTGGTCTTGAAAAATATGAAAAAGAAAGAGGGATTGAGAAAGGGGAAAGTTTTTCCTCGTTTGAAAGTATGTTTGAGGATGAAAAGGATAAATATAAAGGTGTTGAAGTTACAAGGGTTGTAAAATCTCAGGAGGATTTCAGGCTTGTATATAATCCCAGCCATCCTGACGCAGATCCTGTAACCGGATATGTTGCCATGCCCAATATTGACACACTTTCAGAGATTGCAGATATGATTGTTGCAAAAAGATCTTACGAAGCAAGTGTTACAGCCATGAAAAACACCAAGGAAATGATAATGAAAGCCCTTGAAATTGGAAGACAATAA
- the flgB gene encoding flagellar basal body rod protein FlgB, protein MQNSRIFDSTYKFLGKAMDVSSFRHSLVSGNIANMDTISYKPRDLDFQKTLEKQIEGLPPKEIYTTNSKHFEDFEIEKGINASVYDNSDTFHLDRVDIDEQMSNLAENNIKYRSAIELMTRKMRILKYSIDEGGR, encoded by the coding sequence ATGCAAAATTCAAGAATCTTTGATTCAACATACAAGTTTCTAGGTAAGGCAATGGATGTGTCTTCATTCAGGCATAGTCTTGTATCAGGAAACATTGCCAATATGGATACAATTTCATATAAACCAAGGGATCTTGATTTTCAAAAAACCCTTGAAAAACAAATTGAAGGTCTTCCCCCAAAAGAGATTTATACAACAAATTCTAAACATTTTGAAGATTTTGAAATTGAAAAAGGAATCAATGCTTCTGTTTATGACAATTCAGATACTTTTCATCTAGATAGAGTTGATATAGATGAGCAGATGTCCAATCTTGCTGAAAATAACATAAAATACAGAAGTGCAATTGAGCTTATGACAAGAAAGATGAGGATTTTAAAATACTCAATAGATGAAGGAGGCCGCTGA